CTAATAAGGTAATGGATATGGAATTTACTGTAGTAGATGATGATAATGTGCAAGATGTAATAAAACAAAATATAGACATTTTAAAATTCAACCCATTCAAACTTAGCTTCAGAGATGGGCATTATTTATATATAGCTGTCGGATACGGCGAACAAAGAACAGGAGGATATAGTATTCAAGTAAATGAATTATACGAATCCCAAGATCGTATTGTAATCTCAACTGAGTTATTATGCCCTGGTGCAGATGACATTGTTACTATGAATATTACATATCCATATTTAATCATAAGAACAAGTGATTTGTTCTTGCCAATTTATTATAAGTAAAGACATTTATTTATTAACTTATTTAAGACAACAGTTTAAATACCCTATATATTGATGGGTTTTAAACTGTTGTCCTTTTATATTACTTGCTTCTCTTCACTACTTTTGTTATCATATACTTTTTTATTCTATTTTTTTACAACTGGTATCCAAACTTCTTCAATAAACTTTCCATCACCTTTATTATAATACATTTCAAATTCAGGTCCATCTGCATGCTCATATCCAGAATTAGGAAACCATTCTGGGAAGATACGTTTCCATATGTTTTGTATTGCTTCTGTTCCGCCTTCCTGTGTACATTCTGCAGTTGAGAATATAGCCCATGTTGTAGCAGGAACAGAAAGCTTGGTATAACCAGCAGGTAACGAAACATTTTCCGGAGGATAATAGCAAATCATATAAGATAATATACCTTCTCTGAAATTGTATAATGCTGCATGAAGACATTCATCTTGATCCAGATTAAAATCTTTATGCATATCATCAAGTTTTCCATTTTCAATGCATTTATGCCAAAATGCTGGAATATCTATATATTGACGATTATCAACAGCATTTATTTCTTTTGATATTCCATACATCTCAAATGCTTCTTTTCTTTCAATTCTATAATCCATCTCCACATCTCCTTTAATAGAAATATGAAAGGTCATCCGTGGATAAGCTTTGAGTGCTGTACCCTGTTTGCGCGCTAACATAGGCATGACACCATGTAGATTCTTGAAAGCTCGTGAAAAAGCTTCTGTTGATTGATAACCATATTTCATAGCTACATCTACAACTTTTATATCAGTATTTTGCAATTCAAAAGCTGCCATTGTAAGTCTCCTACGTCTGATATATGCAGCTAAAGTAATTCCTGCAATAAATGGAAACATACGTTGAAAATGATATTCAGAACAACAAGCTCTTCTGGCTACCTGTTCATAACTGATATTTTCAGCAAGATGTTCTTCAATATAGTTCATTGCATTATTCATACTATCAAGCAAATCCACGTAATCCCCTCCTTCGAGATACAGTATATCAAGTTTTCTTTATGGAAGCATTGCATTTTATGTGCATTAAATATCAACAAACCAATTATATTATAAAGCTTAACTGTCCTGATTACCAGCCCACATACTTATTTCTTTTAATCGTTCAATGATAGGTAGATGTTGTGTACATTCTCTTTCACATAGTCCACATTCTATACATTCACTTTCCAAACCTCTTTTACCAGCTAGAATACCCCATTCAAAAGAGTCATTCAAGATATTTTTCATCTGTTCATCAGATTTATGGAAAACATGCTTCTCATTATATAATTGCATAAAACTTGGTATAGGTATACCTTTTGGACATTTATCACAATAGCCACAACCAGTACAGGCTTCATTCATTGATTGACTTACCATTTTTCTGATTCTTTCTAATTCTTGATCTGACATTGGTTTTGCCTCATCAGCAATCCTGCATGCCATATCTATATGCTCTTTGTTCGTAAATCCATTTAACGCAACTGAAATCTGGGGACATGATATTACGAATCTCAATGCCGCTTCAGTTGCTGAGCCATTTCCTTCTGCTAAGAAACTAAGCTCCTTCTCATGAGTGGGTATGGCTCCACCAGCCAATGGATTCATAGCTACAACACC
The window above is part of the Vallitalea guaymasensis genome. Proteins encoded here:
- a CDS encoding AraC family transcriptional regulator, whose product is MDLLDSMNNAMNYIEEHLAENISYEQVARRACCSEYHFQRMFPFIAGITLAAYIRRRRLTMAAFELQNTDIKVVDVAMKYGYQSTEAFSRAFKNLHGVMPMLARKQGTALKAYPRMTFHISIKGDVEMDYRIERKEAFEMYGISKEINAVDNRQYIDIPAFWHKCIENGKLDDMHKDFNLDQDECLHAALYNFREGILSYMICYYPPENVSLPAGYTKLSVPATTWAIFSTAECTQEGGTEAIQNIWKRIFPEWFPNSGYEHADGPEFEMYYNKGDGKFIEEVWIPVVKK
- a CDS encoding protease complex subunit PrcB family protein, which codes for MSKVFNVQKLFVLTAVFLMLGASTVFASSDYYLDTPTEIDFNYIEESVKDANKVMDMEFTVVDDDNVQDVIKQNIDILKFNPFKLSFRDGHYLYIAVGYGEQRTGGYSIQVNELYESQDRIVISTELLCPGADDIVTMNITYPYLIIRTSDLFLPIYYK